One region of Carya illinoinensis cultivar Pawnee chromosome 8, C.illinoinensisPawnee_v1, whole genome shotgun sequence genomic DNA includes:
- the LOC122318283 gene encoding B-box zinc finger protein 21-like encodes MKIQCDVCDKDEASVFCTADEAALCDACDHRVHHANKLASKHHRFSLLHPSSKQVPLCDVCQERRAFLFCQQDRAILCRECDFPIHTANDLTQKHNRFLLTGVKLSATSNVYTSSSSTTVASTNSYDSVPNLHKSQPVNTKNSVAAPISISQPPLLPKNSASNTSTTALVSDNGGENFLTDQTSSISEYLIETLPGWHVEDFLDSTSAPFGFCKSDDCVLPFLDADLESNTDTFSPDTGFGIWVPQQPAALCPPQLAGFKEKKEATNLKLNRSRCMDDRFTVPQISPPSTGPKRSRLFR; translated from the exons ATGAAGATCCAGTGTGATGTCTGTGACAAAGACGAGGCCTCGGTGTTCTGCACCGCCGACGAGGCAGCTCTCTGCGACGCCTGCGACCACCGCGTCCACCACGCCAACAAGCTCGCCTCCAAGCATCATCGCTTCTCGCTTCTCCATCCTTCTTCCAAACAAGTCCCACTCTGCGACGTTTGCCAG GAGAGGCGAGCTTTCCTGTTCTGTCAGCAGGACAGAGCGATTCTGTGCAGAGAGTGTGATTTTCCGATTCACACGGCCAACGACCTCACCCAGAAGCATAACAGGTTCCTTCTCACAGGAGTTAAGCTCTCTGCTACCTCTAATGTCTatacctcctcctcctcaacgaCCGTTGCTTCAACCAACAGTTATGATTCTGTTCCCAATCTTCACAAGTCTCAGCCCGTGAATACCAAGAACTCCGTTGCTGCTCCTATTTCAATTTCACAGCCACCTTTGCTGCCCAAAAACTCAGCTTCAAATACAAGTACTACCGCATTAGTCAGTGACAACGGAGGTGAGAATTTTTTAACGGACCAAACAAGTAGCATATCTGAATACTTAATAGAGACTCTTCCGGGGTGGCACGTTGAGGATTTTCTTGATTCGACTTCTGCTCCCTTTGGTTTCTGTAAG AGTGATGATTGTGTATTGCCGTTTCTGGATGCTGATCTTGAGAGCAATACAGATACTTTCTCGCCCGATACTGGTTTTGGAATCTGGGTACCTCAACAACCTGCTGCTCTGTGTCCTCCGCAACTGGCTGGGTTCAAAGAGAAGAAGGAAGCCACGAATTTGAAACTCAACCGATCAAGGTGCATGGACGATCGTTTCACTGTTCCACAAATTAGCCCTCCCTCCACTGGCCCCAAGAGATCCAGACTTTTTCGGTAG